The Eleutherodactylus coqui strain aEleCoq1 chromosome 6, aEleCoq1.hap1, whole genome shotgun sequence genome window below encodes:
- the LOC136633161 gene encoding zinc finger protein 300-like isoform X1 — MDQEVTPKGDTEGKPSRIVPEDGPESDPIIRPISPSGRKSPSLNDEEGEKDKPNHTQQKLRCRKSSKQKTTEINSNKESASCKELDNVSENVSLPESHNEDDGEKKSSKARLCKSTVESKYKSKKRSKDSLEVSKFTIPYTPYKAQKTYVCTECGRSCISSSHLIIHQRSHTGERPFSCNNCGKSFARKSSLIIHERIHTGERPYTCTHCGKSFTSSATLSTHIRIHTGERPYVCWECGKSFTSNSSLFIHNRTHTGEKPYICVECGKTFSCTSALVIHKRSHTGEKPFTCEECGKSFADNSRLVKHKAAHTGDWAFVCTVCGKGFTCYSNLNVHQRSHTGERPYACNKCDKRFALNRDLVRHQTTHTGERPYACSECGKCFTRKAHLTTHVKIHSRVKTVKVAE; from the exons ATGGACCAGGAGGTGACGCCTAAAGGCGACACAGAAGGCAAACCAAGCAGGATTGTACCAGAGGACGGACCGGAGTCTGATCCCATCATAA GACCCATCTCACCAAGTGGGCGTAAGTCACCGTCTCTAAATGATGAAGAAGGTGAAAAGGATAAACCTAACCATACTCAGCAGAAATTAAGATGCCGGAAGTCCAGCAAACAAAAAACCACTGAGATAAATTCAAACAAGGAATCTGCCAGCTGTAAAGAACTAGATAATGTCTCAGAGAATGTGAGTTTGCCAGAAAGTCATAATGAAGACGATGgagaaaagaagagcagcaaagcacGGCTATGTAAATCGACTGTGGAATCTAAATATAAGAGTAAGAAACGTAGCAAAGATTCCTTAGAGGTCTCAAAATTCACTATCCCTTACACCCCCTATAAGGCGCAGAAAACCTACGTATGCACCGAATGTGGGCgaagctgcatctcaagttctcaccTCATCATACATCAAAGGTCTCACACTGGAGAACGGCCTTTCTCTTGTAACAACTGTGGAAAAAGTTTTGCCCGAAAGTCTTCTTTGATCATACATGAGAGGATCCACACAGGAGAACGTCCATACACCTGCACACATTGTGGGAAGAGTTTTACCAGCAGTGCCACGCTTTCCACTCACATAAGAATCCACACCGGAGAGAGACCTTATGTCTGTTGGGAGTGCGGTAAAAGTTTTACCAGTAACTCTTCTCTGTTTATCCataacaggacacacacaggagaaaagccatacaTTTGTGTAGAATGCGGGAAAACGTTTTCATGCACATCCGCTCTTGTCATACACAAGAGGTCTCATACCGGAGAGAAGCCATTTACCTGCGAAGAGTGTGGAAAAAGTTTTGCTGATAACTCTCGACTGGTAAAACATAAGGCTGCTCATACTGGAGATTGGGCATTTGTCTGTACTGTGTGCGGTAAAGGATTCACGTGTTACTCCAACCTCAATGTCCACCAGAGGTCACACACGGGGGAGAGGCCATATGCATGTAACAAGTGTGATAAGAGGTTTGCTCTCAATAGGGATCTCGTCCGCCATCAGACAACACACACTGGTGAAAGGCCCTACGCTTGCTCTGAGTGTGGCAAGTGTTTCACTCGTAAGGCTCACCTAACCACCCACGTCAAAATCCACTCACGTGTAAAAACAGTCAAGGTGGCTGAATGA
- the LOC136633161 gene encoding uncharacterized protein isoform X2 translates to MQNIGEEVIPGHSDEGTHKGQGENCSGQSGRATRFSYQENSVLISKVVEYYDQIIGQKAIKVPKSRKKALWICITDAVNAVGPHVRSVDVCKKRYHDIKRHVKKKLSEAEKHKKLNGREPPGDVELTDYEEELRKILSTEMTDGVKIKGYIDTGLSSEMFQDLMGFGASPEHTADSDFGSTSSDENQEIIVTKVDAQDIEAESTIENLHQLGTLRDKSDMDNVDCEPLLDKMMKHDECEHCQGKGLQELGSSLQRLHAEVVAMNHMLDLLATNQEKAREETARYREDTARYRANKLKLLMEANEIASKRLSMESPLETTAHRRHLTLQTGKGEPSNVRRSTLRTKGGASGSHPRKGGKL, encoded by the exons ATGCAGAACATTGGAGAGGAGGTTATTCCTGGCCATTCTGATGAGGGTACTCATAAAGGACAGGGAGAAAACTGTTCTGGTCAGTCAGGAAGAGCCACGAGATTCTCCTATCAAGAAAACAGTGTTCTCATCTCAAAGGTGGTGGAGTATTACGACCAGATCATTGGCCAGAAGGCTATAAAAGTCCCAAAATCCAGGAAGAAGGCTCTGTGGATTTGTATTACGGATGCAGTGAACGCCGTGGGCCCACATGTGCGCAGTGTAGATGTCTGTAAGAAGAGATATCACGATATCAAgagacatgtgaaaaaaaaattgtctgagGCAGAAAAACATAAGAAGCTGAATGGGAGAGAACCGCCAGGAGATGTGGAACTTACCGACTATGAAGAGGAACTCAGGAAGATTCTGAGCACAGAAATGACAGATGGTGTCAAGATCAAGGGATACATAGACACTGGCCTTTCCTCAG aaatgtttcaggacCTGATGGGCTTTGGGGCGTCTCCCGAGCACACAGCCGACAGTGATTTTGGCTCTACATCTTCTG ATGAGAATCAAGAAATCATTGTGACTAAAGTAGATGCTCAAGATATCGAAGCAGAATCAACCATCGAGAACCTTCACCAGCTGGGAACGTTACGGGATAAATCTGACATGGACAATGTAGACTGTGAACCTTTGCTTGACAAAATGATGAAACATGACGAGTGTGAGCATTGTCAGGGAAAAGGATTGCAAGAGTTGGGCAGTAGCCTACAACGCTTACATGCTGAGGTGGTGGCCATGAATCACATGCTGGACCTTCTAGCTACCAACCAAGAGAAAGCACGAGAAGAAACTGCACGCTATCGGGAAGATACAGCCCGTTATCGAGCAAATAAACTCAAACTTCTCATGGAAGCCAATGAAATTGCATCCAAAAGGCTTTCAATGGAATCTCCCTTGGAGACAACTGCTCACCGTCGACACCTGACTCTTCAGACAGGAAAAGGAGAGCCAAGTAACGTGCGAAGGAGTACTTTACGTACAAAGGGAGGAGCTTCTGGTTCACATCCTCGAAAAGGGGGGAAATTATAA